The DNA region TGGGTTCCAGACAGATGTGGACCAGCTGGTCTCTTCCAGGATCCTATGACTGATTTCAGTGGATCAACAATACCAGAGAATCCAGGAGGTCAATGCCCACAGGTCATGATGTGAGGGGGCACCATATATTACAGAACAAGACATGTCTGGGTCAAAGGCCAGACAAGGAACAATAAGCAGAAAGCATTCCTCTTTCATGTGACTTCCTTTGTGACAATTTTGTAAAATCCCACTTCATCCTCTACTGCAGTTTTAAATCTAACACAGGAAGGTGACAGGAAAACTCCTGGGGGTGTTTTGAAAATTGTATCAGAATGAATTATAAACTGGAATTGACTAAGATCAATGTTAATTGGACTTGGTAGAATGTGGCTGTCATCTAtgattcattttatgtttattcaaAGACCCACTCTGGCTGATGTAGAAAAACCTGAAGccaattatatttttacataactGGGTCTGTGGCTATAAGATTTATGCTTGTTTTACAAGGAATTGTCTAGGGGTGTTTTGATTTTACCAACACAGAGCTGATTAGGTGGGTGTAACTCTAGTTGAAAAGCCTCAGATGTACATGAGTGGGTGCCAGGCAGCCAAGGGGAGCAGAGAAAAGCTGGCTTTTTTAATACAACTTTCtgcagagaaggaaatggagggATGTTTCTAAAGCCAAGGTCAGTACATTCATTAGTCATGATGAGAACATTCTCTGGCCTTTCCTGGAACTTGTTCCAGTTACTCTTCTCACATTATCATTACCTCCAACCCCCAGTGCCTTTTAGTGTATGGTAAGTATTAAGAGgcatgtttttattctttatgtgccaggcactatagaAGCATTTTACGTTATCACATTCTTATAAAAAATCTGTAAGAGGCTGCCATTAGTTTCATTTtcaagaggaaactgaggcttacatTATACAACATGTCTGGTCTGACAGATACTGTTTCAGGTCCATCTCTGCTCTTTGATTTCAGAGCAGAGGTTCTTAGCCACCTGTTAAGAACATAAAATCACAACAATGCCTGCTCTCTCAACTGTCTCCCAATCTTTACTTTTTCCGTGAAGACCTGTAGACTCAAAAGAGGCTGATGGTAGTGTATTTTATTCCCACTTTAAGTGTTAGTGATGGGAAAGAAACATTTGTGTGACAGGGAAATGTGACATTGGCTTTGAATAAGAGATTCAATTGTTGGACTTATTTGTCTTATCTTCATAATATGCATTCTCCAGTGTATATTCCCTTCCATCCTGTTTGGAGATAACACCTTCACCATGAAAAGGCCTACCCATGATTACTGCTGACAGTGGGACTAAATGCTGTAATGTGCTTCAGCTCATACCCCAAGTATAATAGAACTTGTCATGAGTGATTGTCCCTGGGTGAAATAGTAGCATACGCACAAGTGATATTCTCTTTATCTGCTATCATTcaacaccatgtgaagacactAGAGATGATTGGTGTTTGGTCTTGGTCTGTGGTAGACCCAGCAGACCATCCAGGGAAAAATACTTTGGTATGGGGTTTCTAAGGTTATTCTTTCAGAAAGTTCTTAGTGTAATACTAATCCTACTAGTTTTAATTAAGACCAGGTTTTAAGAGCCCTCACGCTATATGCACACTCTGCTTTACATGGTATAAAAGGATTTTAGGCATTATGCCAAGGAGATATCCTGTGACAAAAGTTCCTGGTCACTTTCCTCAGCACTGGTGCTATTGCTGGACTTGAATATCATCTTCTCCAATGCCTGGGCTCATGATTAGGagatcatctataaaataagtttCTGGCTCAGACTTTTATTTGGAGTTGAGGAAAAGATACTAATCACTAGATGACATTTGGCACTAAAATTATGTTCATAGAAGCCTATCTTCTCTCAGTAGTTAGATTCAGACATTGGACTGCAGAGACCTTGAAAAAGATGGAGGAATGACCACCTCATGTCAagacaatagagaaaattaaaatgtgactCAACTTGGTCCTGGAGTTAGGCATAGATTGAGGACGTAGAAATTTAGAACTAGTCAGGGGTTCAAGGGTTTAGACTAAACTTTAGAAAAGAGCTCATGCAATTACAGTTTCCTCCATTTTTggtaggggtggaggtgggggtcgTGGGAGTGATATTAAGTTTATATGCTAGCTGTGGTTTGATTACTGGCTTCTTTagaattttgtctttaaaaacacTAAAGCAACTTATTTTTAATCTACAATCGGTCACTTTAGCCTTCTTAGATGTTATTGTTTGTAAATGTagttaaatgatttaaaattggAAACATCTGAGAACTAAAATGTACGTAATCATAATTCTGGATCACTAGGATTGGGAGTGACTGCTTCATTCTACTTGTCCACTTGTCATGCATTGCCACAAAATTCCTGCAGGTTTCTGGCCTGAAGTAGTCCTCATTACAGAACCTTTGTGATCAGTGAATAATGGAAGTGGTCAAATCATAATTCAGAAGTAGCAACAAGAATTATCCAGTGAGATCTGGAAGCATTTCAAAGTTTACAAGCACCACAGGACTTCCATCTATTCTCATCACCTTTGGCTTATCAGTTACCCCAACCCCCTTCACAATCCCGTTACCTTCTTCCCTCTATGCCATTTCGTTATTTTGGTGTGGCTCCTATCTACCAGATATGTCAATCTCAGGGCCTCTGAAATGGAATCTTCTAATGCCCTTCTCTGTCTACTCTTCCCTGCTCTCAGCTAACCCTATTATTAGGAGATTAAGAATATTGCAAACTCATCTGTCTAAATGGGGCAAGACTTGGTTTGAGGATTTTAATTCCTGCGGGTGGTAAGGTCTCACTCCAAGTCCTATTAAGATTTCTCatacttatattatttttatgctcAACTGAAGGCCTTTTCTGGGGCAAGCCAAAAGGTCAGAAAAGCTTGTCAACAGTTGAGATTTTCCAGAACTTTACTAACAGAATTTGTAAACTGCCCAAGATGTTAGAACATAATTCTGCCTTCTAGAAATTCTGCTTTATAACATTCTACAAAGAGGAATGAAGTTTTATACCAAAAAAGTAAAGgataaaaattatcttattttctgTAGCCTGTATGCTTATGTTGCCTGATTTTATAGTTAAACAGGGAATTGTAGTACAAAACTCATGCCACGATTTTCTTCACTTTCAGATATTAGGTCTATACTGTATAGAAAATCCATGATCAAACAGAATAGACTTTAGGATTGCTCTTAGACTCTTATCCTCAAAGTTCAGGTAGGACCCAGACATTTCATGGGCTTCCCCAGTTAGAGCTTTGTCCTGTCATGACTAAGTATTATATGCCCCgtaagaaaagataactattgagtACTGAGTTTAATACCTacgtgatgaaataatctgtacaacatatccttgtgacatgagtttacctatgtaacaaacctttacATGtattcctgaacctaaaataaaaagatacagaacAGTCACCTGGTTTGAGTCCTTGCCTTAATATGGAGAAGAGTCTCTCGGATCTGCTTGGTGCGGACAGCATAGACAATTGGGTTGAGGATAGGTGGGATGAGGAGGTAAATGTTGGCCAAAAGGATATGGATATGGGGAGGCACACGATGGCCAAAGCGGTGTGTGAGAGGAAACAGCAATGGGGATGTAGAAAACGAGGATGGCACAGATGTGAGAGCCACATGTCCCTAAGGTTTTAAGCCTGGCTTCAGAGGTGGCCAAGCCCATTACAGCCCTGAAAATCATCACATAGGAGGCAGTGATGGCCAGTGAATCCAGGATTAATACCAGGAAGCCAATCCCCATTCCATATAAGTTGTTGACCCTTGTGTCACCACATGCCAAGGCGACCACAGCCATGTGCTCACAGTAGGAATGGGCAATGATTTGGGTCTGGTAAAGGGGTAACCTCAGGCGAATCATTAGGGGCAGAGGTCCAATGTAGATTACCCCCCGGAGGAGGGCAGCCAGTCCCAAACGACCTGCCACAGCATGGGTGAGCAACCAGGTATGGTGCAGTGGGTCACAGATGGCCACATAGCGATCAAAAGCCATGGCAAGGAAGATGCCTGACTCAACAGTGGCAAAGCAATGAATGAAGAACATCTGGGCCAAACAGGCATTCACATCAATGTTATGGGCACCAAACCAGAAGATGGCCAGTAGTTTGGGCATGGTAGAGGTTGACAGGACCAAGTCAACGACAGCCAACATGCACAGGAAAAAGTACAAGGGCTGGTGCAGGCTGTGCTCCATCCTTACTACTGCCAGGATGGTCATGTTCCCCAGCACAGCTACCAGGTACATGGAGCCAAAGGGGATGGAGAGCCAGATGTGCAGGGATTCCAGGCCAGGGATGCCAGTGAGCTGGAAAGAGGTAGGCACGGAGCAGGCATTATTAGGGGTTAACATATTCAGGGACCTGGGGATCCAGGAGACAGGAGCTCTTAGTTTCAGATTTTTACTCTTATGAGTGATACTTGCTTCTGGGAACTGTAGACTAGATTCTCATTTCCATCCAGGGTGACTGGTGGTGCCTATAATAAAGAAGAGTTCTGAATGccaacttgaaaaaaaatcatttcgtgttttataaaataaattatccataACAATACCTGCTATTAAGTGTAGAAATAGGCATGCTCATGATTTTTACTAAATCACCCTACCACACTGTAAAAATCCCCAACATTATGCATCCCTTTTAACTCATAATTTTACTCAAAGGAACTTTTTCTGAAGGAAACAAAATACGAAAGAGTTCTACATGTAATAGTTAAATGTAAATCCATGTAATGTGTTTAGCCAGTGCCTGCATATGCTTCTCTTATCACTGATCAATAGCAACACTCACTAATAAAAAACATATTGATTAGATGTTTGCAACAAATTTTTTACTAATGTCAAGTTGGAATAATGTGCCCACAAATAAAGCATTGTTTAAATTCTAGTACATCCATTCAGTGAATTAgattatattgatattttaaaagataagcaCTTCCTGGTATAATGTTCACATCATAGTATAATATATCAGGGAATAGCAGGAGGCAGATTAAACTATGGTTTAATTGTATTAAAGTGTTTGATGTGAGAGAGAAACATACACCCTTAAATAGAAAACTGTCTAGGCAGATTTGGACCCAGCTTttgtctgttgattttgggtggatgAGATTTGTGCTTTTTTAAATTATGCCTTCAAAAATGATCAAGAGCTTTTAAAATAAGGTTATAAAATATCAAAACCTGCtaaaaatgtaaagagaaaatgTGCTATGGTAAATGTACTAAGGAAGCACATTACCTTTTCTCTGAATGGGTTTAACATTGGTTTGTTCAGATTGTCAAATCTAGTTGATCAAAGATATTTAGCACAGGAcccactttttttgagacagtcttgctctgtcaccaggccagagtgcagtagtgcaatcttggctcactgcaacctccgcctcccgggttcaagttattctcctgcctcagcatcccatgtagctgggactacaggtacatgccaccacacccagctaacttttatattttcagtagagatggggtttcaccatgttggccaggatggtcttgatctcttgacctcatgatccactcacatTTAAAGTTGCCCAGACTTGAtggttaaacaaaatgaaaatggatatgagtttttaagaaatgtttactcTAAGGACAGGATCTGTTTACTCTAAGGACAGGGTCTATAAGTTTTCCTGGCCAGAATCTTAATATCACC from Rhinopithecus roxellana isolate Shanxi Qingling chromosome 15, ASM756505v1, whole genome shotgun sequence includes:
- the LOC104665217 gene encoding LOW QUALITY PROTEIN: olfactory receptor 52M1-like (The sequence of the model RefSeq protein was modified relative to this genomic sequence to represent the inferred CDS: inserted 2 bases in 1 codon), with product MLTPNNACSVPTSFQLTGIPGLESLHIWLSIPFGSMYLVAVLGNMTILAVVRMEHSLHQPLYFFLCMLAVVDLVLSTSTMPKLLAIFWFGAHNIDVNACLAQMFFIHCFATVESGIFLAMAFDRYVAICDPLHHTWLLTHAVAGRLGLAALLRGVIYIGPLPLMIRLRLPLYQTQIIAHSYCEHMAVVALACGDTRVNNLYGMGIGFLVLILDSLAITASYVMIFRAVMGLATSEARLKTLGTCGSHICAILVFYIPIAVSXLTHRFGHRVPPHIHILLANIYLLIPPILNPIVYAVRTKQIRETLLHIKARTQTR